The following nucleotide sequence is from Callithrix jacchus isolate 240 chromosome 12, calJac240_pri, whole genome shotgun sequence.
CCTGGACAGATGGCAGGATGAGTCGGTtgtagtcccccacaacagacacCTGGATGGGGTAGACAGGGTTCCACAGGACAGACACCTGATTAAGTTTTATGGGGTCCCCCTGGAGAAACAGCAGGATGAGGTGGTTCAGGTACCTTAGCACAGAGAGCTGGATGAGGTTGATAAAGTAACACGGGAGATGTGGCTGAAGCAGGTGATGCAGGTTCCACAAACCGAACAGCTGAAAGAGGTAAAAGAGGCTCCACATGACTCTAATAGAGAATATGTATGAGATCTCAGAGGACACTCAGTTGGTGGAGGTGTCTGTGGTTTCAGATCACCAGCTGGAGAAGGCGGTGGAGGTGCCACCACTGACTCaaggtgggagggggagctggccCATTTGCCTTGTAGGCTCATCTTTGCAGTTAAAAGTAACCAAGACGTCGGGGTGGCAAAGTCCACAGTCAGTGGAGGGGCCTGAGCTCCACCATTCACACGGGACCAGCCAAGAGCCATTCAGCTAGGGCCCCTGAGAAAAATGGGGTCCTGCCCCCCAGCGGGACAACTGTTCTCTTCACAAGTGCTTGGAACTGTTTCCAGGAAACATGACAATGACCCCACCTGAGCCCTCACCCCCAAAAGGAGAAGCAGGGCATGTGGATCGTGCAGCAGAAACTAAGCGGCTGCCTTCACGGGAGCTCCCACCTCGCCAGAAAGCGTTCTTCAGGCACAGGCGTTTCTGGGCTGGCTCCTCACTCATGTGTCTCCCTGGcactctcttctttttcctcgTTTTCCAtctagaagacagagaaagaactgACTTGAAGAAGAATTAAAACACCACGTTCTTTACTAGACACTCAAAGCttcatgttaaaacaaaaacatccttAAAAATGACTATCATGGCTGCGGGAGCCTGCTATGCAGCAGGGGGCCTTCAAGTTTCTGGGAAGACCCTTCCCAGTCCCCCTCCAGCAGCTGCTGCCAGCCCCATGCCCCTGCATATCACTCCACTGGGCGTGCTGCTTCTCATCCTGTACTGCCTCATCTCCAGCTCATCTTCAGTGTACACAGAGCTGCTCATGAAGCGACAGCGGCTGCCCCTGGCACTTCAGAACCTCTTCCTCTACACTTTTGGTGTGCTCCTGAATCTAGGTCTGCATGCTGGTGGCGGCCCCGGCCCAGGCCTCCTGGAAGGTTTCTCAGGATGGGCAGCACTCGTGGTGCTGAGCCAGGTGCTAAATGGACTGCTCGTGTTTGCTGTCATGATGCACGGCAGCAGCATGGCGCGCCTCTTTGTGGTGGCCTGCTCACTGGTGGTCAACGCCGAGCTCTCAGCAGTCCTGCTGTGGCTGCAGCTCACAGCCACCTTCTTCCTGGCCATATTGCTCATTGGCCTGACCGTGCACCTGTACTATGGCAGCCGCTAGTCCCTGACTACTTCCACCCTGACTCTGGACCCTGTAGATTGGGTACCACCACCAGACCCCGCTCCCAggcacccctcctcctcccctcagcaGCCCTGTAACAAGTGCCTTTGGGAAAATCTGGAGAAGTGTGAGCAGCCAGGTTATTCCCTGGAGATCGGTTGATGAAGGGATACCACCAGGAGACTCAAAGAGTGGGTTTGGTTAAGGAAATGCTTACCATCCCCCATCCCCAACCGAGTTTTTCCAGATTAAAGAATTAAGATCACATCAATAGCTAGGCCTGAGAAATGACCCCATCCCTGTTGGGCAGCTCACTGCCTCATCCTGCATGAACACAGTTGATGAAAGTGGGGTGTGGGCAACATGTGGCTTTCCTTGCCTACTTTGGTCACCCCAGTAGAGCCACTGGAGCTGGCTACTCCAGCCTAGCCTTGGTGCCTGACTCTTCCATAAAGGACACTCAACCTCCCACTTTCATGCAGAAAGGCCCAGTTGCCACAGATTAGACAAACATTACCCCAACCATTCTGACAGTCTTCCCCTAGTTCCAGCAATGCCTAGAGACATGCCTCCTGTCCTCTCCACAGTGCACTCCCCACACCTAGCCTTTGTTCTGGAAACTCCTGAGAGAGCTAGGCCTGATTCATCTCAGGGAATGTAGCCCCTAGGCCCTGGCTTAAGCCTATACTCCTGACCTCTCTGCTCACCCTGAGGGCCATCTTGAAGCCCGCTACCCACTCTGAGGCTCCTGGGAGGTACCACACTTCCCACTCTGGGGCCTGCCGCTACCTAGCAGTCTCCCAGCTCCCAAGAGCCTGGGGAAGCCCTGCACAGAGTGACCTGGGACAGAGTACAGGAAACCTGTAGCTCAATCAGTGTCTTTTTAACTGCATAAGCAATAAGGTCTTACTAAAGTGTTCTAGGCTGTAGGGTGCTTCctacaaccacacacacacacacacaaaagaccaTCACCACAACAgggcacatggctcatgcctgcaattccagcactttgggaggctgaggtgggtgaatcacctaaggtcaggagttcgagaccagcctgaccaacatggagaaagtctgtctctactaaaaatacataattaatcAGACATAGCttcacatgcttgtaatcccagctactcaggagcctgaggcagaggattgcttaaacccaggaggtggaggttgcagtgagctgagactgcagcactgcactccagcctgagtgatagagtgagactctggctcagaaagaaaaaataatccaacACAATGACCTACCTGTGCAGCTTGTAGGCAGCCTTGCTCTCTGCCAAGGCTTAAGCACAGAGCTGTAGGGAGAAAAATACATCCAACTCCTCACCTGTTAGACTATAcccaaaagcaagaaaaacaaagaaaacttacCCAGTTGCCAAGAGCCTTTCTTGCAGAAGAGGTGACCTgaaaaagccaccatgcctagcctgaaaGAACATCTTTCAAGTTCTTTGTAGAATTTgattttttctgatttctgcaaataaaatagaaacaaacatgtACATAATAGAATAGGTGACTAGATGACAAGGAGCAAGATGAGAAGGCGCAGATGTCAACTCAACCGTCCCTAATGGAATACTTAAAAAGTGATACATTAAAAACCATCCCCtccctgggcctggtggctcacacttggaatcccaactctttgggaggccatggtgggtggatcacttgagattgggaacttgagacaagcctggcaaacatggtaaaaccccatctgtacaaaaaacacaaaaattagctgggtgtggtggtgaccacctgtagttccagctgctcgtGGTGTGGGTGGGTGAGGGGTGggtggggactgaggcaggagaatcacttaaacccatgaggtagaggttgcagtgagccaagatcacacagtgtattccagtctgggtgacaagagtgaaactccatctcaaaaaaaaaaagtaagagacaGTTATGAGTGTTGTCTATGGTTGTGACTACTGCGCTCACGctgcagtggcagagctgagtttGGAAGGAAGCCTGCCTGGCTGCAAAGCCTCAAGTACTATGCGATGCTCGGCTCCTTCCGTTTGCCAACCCTGGGTTGCTGGTGGGTGATGATGCAAACATTACCACAATGGCAGAAGAAGGAATGAACTCTGAAGAACATTCTTCAGAGCCTATAAGAATGGAGGAGAAGAGGATGGATGAGCAGaaaggctcacacctggaatgccagtgctTACGCAGCCCTCTGAAATAAATACGTATCACTCACGAAACTGTTCTATAACACAGCCAGTggggaaacagaaaaagcaatgcATGACTTTTCAAAGGCTCATCCTAATGTGGTCCTAAAATTACCTTGTGGATCCGAGAGTCTACATGGTACGTTTTGGAAAATGCCAGGTTATGGTAGTTATCAACTGGGATCATgggaacgtgtgtgtgtgttggtgcaAGCATGGATTTTTGGAATTACAAAATCTGTTTGGGAGAACTATGTCCCACCGAGCTGACCTCTGACGCCTCTCTAATATTGCTCTGTTTGATTAACAGAGTCCCTCCTACAGCCTGATAGGAAGAGTCTACTTTAGGACTCTACCAGGTTCCAGCCTGTCCCCTGCTTCCACCACCATTGCCTGGTTCCAGGCTCCAAGGGAAGGTAGGTACCACCTTGGCTTTGAAGAGTGCGGACATCTGGAGGTAGCCCCGGCCATGGTGGTGGATGAAGAGGAGGTAGATGGGGCCGAGGACCCAATATTTCAGGAAATGTGCACCctcctgtgatattgttcataATATCCAGAGGTACATGAGTGGCACCCACACTCCTGCTGTGGTCTCAGGAAGCACAGGCTCAGCAGACTGGTGGCAGCAGGTTCAGGCTCTGTCCGGTTCCAGACCTGAGGGAACACCAGGAGGACTCTTAGGAATGTAGAGGGCAGGGGTACCCAGCTCACCTGCCCAGGGAGCCTGGTGACTTTTCGAATCTCTAACATTTACACAGAAGTGTACCAAGCACTCTTTGGAATACCTAATAATTCTCAACTCCTTTCATCCTGACATCAACCCTAGGTAGATGCAATTATCATACTGAtttgcagatgaagaagctgaggacCAGAGTGGTTGAGTAGCTTGGCTGACTTTACCTAGCTGAGAAGTGGAagggctgagatttgaacccagggagctAGGCTCTGGGGTCTAGGAGACCTGGGCTCTGTAATTATCGCATGGACTGTCAGTTAATCCTTATAACAACTCTAGGACATAGGCCATACTGTCCCCATTTCAGAGACCAGCAGACTGAGGCACCAAGAGGGGAACTGCCTCCCTCAGGGCCACACGAATGGGAAGTAGCAGAGCTGACTCTGACCCAGGCTTATCTGACCCCAAAGTTTGTCCGACTGCTGATCCtgatgtgatttatttttattataatttaattagtgttttacagacagagtctcactccgctgcccagcctgcagtggcacaatcaaagctcactaaagctttgaactcctgggctcaatcagtccccccaccttggcctccagagtgctgggattacaggcataaaccccTTCacctggcctggctaattttttttttaatgttttgtagagatagtagTCTAACTacgttgcccacactggtctggaactctgagcctcaagcaatcctcctgactcagcctcctaggtgctgggattacaggcaatgagccaccatgcccagcttcatctgtttttttttttttttttgagagggagtttcgcccttgttacccaggctaaagtgcaatggtgcaatcttggctcaccgaaacctccgcctcctgggttcagctaattctcctgcttcagcctcctgagtagctgggattacaggcacgtgccaccatgcccagctaattttttgtatttttagtagaggcggggtttcaccatgttgaccaggatggtctccatctcttgactcgtgatccacgcgcctcggcctcccaaagtgctgggattacaggcgtgagccaccgcgcccggccatctgTTGTTTTTAACTCAGCAGTTCTGCTGGCCCTATCTAACCTTGGAGGACATTTGAAGTTTAGTGGACGTGGCCTCTCCACTTTTCTCTCTGCTGTCTTTTTATTCTCCCTGGTTTCACAACCCACTGGCTGTGCTAACTttaacctctgtgcctcagtttccttccctgCAAAAGGGGGATGAGACTCTGCATATATGAGTTGTATTAAATGAATTAGCAGCAGCAAAGTTCACAGCAGTGTGGCACCATGTTGGGCACAAGGCTAGGCACAGAGGATTCCTCAATTCATACCAGCCTATTGCTTCACCTCCATGGCCCTCAGAATGCTGGGAGTTtgcaacccccaccccaccctcccatGAACTCCACTCCCTGGAATCCTTTGCTAAGAGCAATGGGAAAATAAACCAGCGGGATAAGTGCTCTCTGGGGGTAGGAGAGCATGCATGGGTGACCAACTAGCTTTACGTGAATAAGTTTCAAAGCCCCTAGAAGCTGGGCGGTCTGGTGGCCCTTTAAACAGAGCTGGAGTATCGGGGGCCGGCTTGGTGAAAGGGGTCCAACCCGTGCAGTTAGGGGGCTGGAGTAAGTCTCCGCGCTTCCGGGTCCAGGAATTTGGGGGTGTCTCCTCTCCCCAGTATCGCATCCCCAGAGATCTGCACCCAAACCAAGCCTGGAAAAGGAGAATGGGGCACGATGTGCGGGGGCACTCACCTCCTGCCCCACACAGGGCTCGCCAGGCGCGGCCATCAGCGCCTCAGTTGTCCTGGGTCCCAGCGTCGGTCTGTAGGTCAGTGTCCCAGCAGAGGTCTCCTCTGTGCTCTTGCCAGggaaggggcggggcggggcagtTCCGGCTGAAATTGGAGCTCGGAGATCAGAAGGCCCCGGGCAAGGTCCAGCTGCCCGGCGGGGGTGGAGCCACAAGGGGTTAAAACAGGTAGGGGCGGGAGGGAGGCGCGCTTGGGGAGCTGGAGCAGGCACCTGGGTGGGGGATCCCGGAACCCCTAAAGGTTCAGTGACACGTCCTTAGTTCCCTCTTCCCCCGGCAACAAGAATCACTCCAAACTTCCCAAATACTTTGGACCCAGCAATTCCAGTTTCTCCTGATGAGAGAACTCAAAGGTCTGTGATCTTGTTCATAATATCCAGCGGGAGGGAAGATGCTATTCCTCCCAACATCGCAGGGCATGTACACCCCCCTGTGATACTGTTTGTTGTATTCAGGCACGGAGAGTACAATATTCCTCCCAATGTCACAGGGAGTGTAGAGCCCCAAATGATATTGTTCATAATATtgaggggaggaggagatgaTATTCCCCCCAATATCGCAGGGAGTGCACACCCTTCTTGGATCCTGTTCATAATATCCAGGAAGGGAGAGGATGATATTCCTCCCAATACTGCAGGAGATGTACACCCCCAGCGATATTGTTCGTAATATCCAGTGGGGGGAGAGGATAACATTTTTCCCAATATCACGGGGGGGAGGGGGAACAATGCCCTGTGATATTGTTGGTAATATCCAGGTGGGAGAGGGTAATATTCCTTCCAATATTTCAGGAAATGGGCACCctcctgtgatattgttcatgATATCCATGCAGGGACAGGATAACATGACTGTCAATCTTAAGAGTGTCCACACCTATGACATTGCTCCTACCATCAAGAAGGGGATATTATTCCCAATATTGTAAGCACTTTGTGTGTACACCCTCTGTGACATTTTTGTAATATTCAAGGGGAGAGGATGATTCTACTCCCAATATTGCAGAAGGTGTACACCCACCTGTGATAGTCTTCATAATATCCAGGAGGGGAGATGATGATACTCCTCTCAGTATCTCAGGAATACACATTTCCCTGTGAAATTGTTCATAATATCCAAAGAAGGAGAGGATGATATTCCTCCCAGTATTGCAGGGAGCGCACGTTTCCCTGTGAGACTGTTGGTAATATTTAGAGGGGGAGGAGATATTCCTCCCAATATGGCAAGGGGTGTACACCTCCTTGTGATATTATTCATGATATCGGGGTGGGGGAAGAGGATGATATTCTTCCCCATATCACAGAATCTGTGCACCCTTCTGTGATATTGTTCATAATATCcgggggcagggagagaggatgataTCCCACCTAACATCGCAGATAATGTCCACATTCTCTGTGATATTGCTCTTAACATTAAGTGGAGGAGAGGATACATTTTCCAATATCGCATTGGGCATACATCTCCCTGTGGTACTGTTCATTACATCGGTGGGAGAGGATAATATTCCTTCTACTATCACAGAAAGTGTACatccccccgtgatattgttcaTGATATCCAGGGACGGAGAGGATGATGTTCCTCCCAATATCGCAGGGGTGTACAATTTCTTGTGATATTGTTCCTTATGTCCAAGGAGAGAGACTATGACATTTTCCTCAATATCGCAGGGGATGTACACACCCTTGTGATATTGTTCATAATATCCATGGTGGGAGAGGATATTGCTTTTCATATTACAGTGGGTGTACACCCCCCTACAATATTGTTTGTAACATCCGGCGGGGCGGGGAGAGGCTATTACCCCCATATCGCAGGGGGTACACACCCCTGTGATACTGTCCACAACATCCAGGGAAAAGAGGATCACATTACTACCCATATCACGGGCGGTGTACACCCTCCTTCGGTATTGTTCATAACACCCAGGAGGGGAGAGGATGATGTTACTCCCCATATGGCAGGGGTGGACAAACCTGTGATACTGTTTGTAACATTCGGTGGGGAGAGGATGATGTTAGTCCGAATAGCGCAGATTGTGGACAGCCCCCTGCAATATTGTTCATAATATCTAGGGGGGAAAAGGATGATGTTCCCCACACTGCAGGGGTGTATGCCCTCCTGCGATATTGTTCATAATATCCGGTGGGGGAGAGAATAATGTTACTCCTCATATCACAGAATGTGTACACCCCTTGCAATATTGTTCATAATATCCAGGAAGGGAGAAAATGATGTTACTTCCCATATTCACACCTCTgcaatattgtttataatattcacGGGGCAAGAGGATGGCATCACTTGCCACATTGCAGAGGGCATACACCCTCCTGGGAAATTGTAATATGCAGGGGATGACAGGACATTTTTCCCAATATCGTAAACACCCTGTGTGTACAACCCTGTGATATTGTTCATCATATCCAGCAGAGGACAGGATGACGTTACTCTGCATATGGAAGGGGTGCACACTCCCCTGTAATATTTTTCATCCTATCCAGTGTGGAAAAGGATGATACAACTTCCAATATGGCAGGGGGTATAAACTCCACTGTAATATGGGTCATAATATTTAGGGGGAAAGAGGATATGATTACTTCCAGTATTGCAGTACACCCGCCTTGTGATATTGTTTGTAATATCCACGAGGTGAGAGGATGATATTACTCCTAATATCACAAAGAATGTACACACCCTGGTTTTGGGGGGCACATGGCAACACAGTCAAGCTCACGTACATGGCATTTGAGGTCAGGGCAGGGAAAAATACTGAGGCACTGTGTGTATGTTATTTGTGTATGAGAATGAAACAAGCTTTGTAGCCTGGGCACTTAAGCTAGCAGCCTAATTTGAGAGGAGAAACATTAATATGAAATGTAAGAGAGAATTCCATCTAA
It contains:
- the LOC144578584 gene encoding uncharacterized protein LOC144578584, translating into MFFQARHGGFFRSPLLQERLLATGWKTRKKKRVPGRHMSEEPAQKRLCLKNAFWRAVRFVEPASPASATSPVLLYQPHPALCAKVSVVGDYNRLILPSVQGDPIQLIQMYVLWNPIQLIQPSVLRYLNHLIVLSGGTQYNLFRCLPFSASSTSFMCLS
- the LOC103790639 gene encoding putative UDP-sugar transporter protein SLC35A4; this encodes MTIMAAGACYAAGGLQVSGKTLPSPPPAAAASPMPLHITPLGVLLLILYCLISSSSSVYTELLMKRQRLPLALQNLFLYTFGVLLNLGLHAGGGPGPGLLEGFSGWAALVVLSQVLNGLLVFAVMMHGSSMARLFVVACSLVVNAELSAVLLWLQLTATFFLAILLIGLTVHLYYGSR